The stretch of DNA TTCAACATGCAGCTGAATGGTGGTTgtttgtcaagaaaaaaattctagTTTGTGAACACGGGAATTTCTAACGATAATTTTTAGTGTTTTGGATGTAATGTTTACTGGACTTTGATGGGTTTTCTTTTGCAGTACTCTACCTCGCCAGAGGTGTCAGAAACGTCATTATGCTTCCCCTAAGATATACAGAAGCAAAAGGGAAACCACGAAGAAGAGACGACTACAACAACGACGAAGAAGAAGGCGACCATGTTGatttaaaggagaaaaaaaacaatagacgCGATTTATTTCAAGTATATTCCAGTTAGTAAAAGTGTTGACTATATCGTTAATCAGGAGTTAAGGAAAAGGTTCTGTGTGTTTTAAATATAACAGCGAACTAGGGTAAGTGACGTTTTCTATTTATGATCTATTTCCTACAAAAACATCAGTTGTCGCGAGCTTGTTAGCTCGAGGCTAACTTTAGCGCTCGGTATGAAATGAGGTGACAAACAATATCAATTTGAATTAGTTAACCATTTGGCTGAGATTTTCTTTTCACGAATCTACATCTTTGTTGAAAATAGTGTTTTATCACTTATATCCACGAAGTCTGTTTTTAAaagcttattttttttgctgtgatcACATTTGCGTTGGTTTGTGTCACCGAACGTTACTTGTCTATCAAGTTTTTGGTCTTTTCCTCGTTGTAAAATGTAATAATGGCTGCATTGtgttaaaatgaagattaaaaaagtttttgtttgaGTTAGGTTTCGTTTCTGTGGTAAAACAAGTTATTGGATCAAATTGGCCAAAAAATGTCACGATAATCGATAATTATAGTCATGTACTCTTAAAGTGTAACTATTTACctaaatattgtctttttcaAGCTTCATACATTTGtattaaaaaggcaaaaatctTGAATagttaattgattaaaaaaatacttaaccTAAATATTGTCGTTTTCAAGCTTCATACATTTGtattaaaaaggtaaaaatcTTGAATAGTCAATTGATCAGAAATACTTACGTTAGCTCCTCgatgccaaaatgttaaaagttaaaataaaaaaagtcaattgttTTTCGTTAATGTAAATGCTGAATCAAGTTGAGTATTTCAATTAAAATCCATATTAAATAATGATATTAGAGAATAATTCATCATAATTTTGTATGATGCAAAGTAGCGGTAATAGGCTTCAATGCTTATAATTAGCTTTGAGGCTGCTTTGATTTGGAATGACATTAATTTGCGACATTCTGCATCAAGGGTTATAATAACAGTATTTATGTTAATATTTTTCACTggttaaaaacatatatatatattccgtaCATATATTTCTCTTGATGAGGATGTTAATGTACTTTCACACCAAAAACCTTGTTTGTTCCCTTTTCAGGTGCCGCATTTGAGCCATTGGCTCGCATTAAGTGGGAAGTCCCTTGATCACAGTCACATTCCCCCACTCAACCTCCAGACTTTCAGTGTCCAAGCATTAAACTGTGGGCTAAAAGGGGTAAAAAGCTTTCCGGCTTTGGACTTGATTCCCCTGGTGAACCAGCTGGAAATTTTCTGGGATTATATAATTTGGGGGAAAAGATTTGTACAGAGTTGACCATCATTTTCTTCCTAGAAGGACATCTATTGAACCTCTTGCACTGACGAGAAAGCAGGAAAAACTGTTTGGTGtcggggggagaaaaaaaatattgaactcAAATTATTTGGAAGAAAATATCACCCAAGTTCCGAGATTGCCTTAGTTGTTCTATTTCAGGACTTGAGCCACATTCGATACTTGTTCACATATAATTTTCTATATTGTGAGCAAGTATATTAATGCAAATATCTCTTCGTTTTGAAGAGTTTCTTGTGtgtaaaaggtttttttttttcttgtacgtGGGCCACTCTTGTTAAAGGGTACCAAACTGCacatatttgtgtatatgtaaataGCGTTGGTTGGTTGCTTATGTAAAAAGCTGTGGACTTCAAAGAAAATATTGTTTGTTATTGCTTTATTGATTGAGAAATAATCGAGCGCAGGACGATTTTGGAAGAAAGAACATTTCCAAAATGGCCACGGCTAGAACCGAAAATGTCGGCCCGCTCGCCATGGGACTGAACAAGCAGAACGGGCAGCTTCGAGGACAGACCAAAGCGGCTTCTTCTGTTCAGCCCGCAACTGCCACTCAAGGAAAAGTGTCGGGCGCCTCCCAGAAAGCGGGCGCTGCTTCTCAAGAAAGCGGAGGCATCAAGTTTGGGGATGactggaaaaaaagcctcaagcTTCCTCCAAAAGACACCAGGATCAGAACCTCAGTAAGTCAGATGGAAATTATCTTTAACCTtctgcatgtaaaaaaaaaaaaaaaaaccaagctcttaatgattgttttttttcttgccaagGATGTGACGTCTACTAAGGGCAATGAATTTGAAGATTACTGTCTTAAAAGAGAACTTCTGATGGGCATTTTTGAGATGGGATGGGAGAAACCGTCTCCTGTCCaggtaggtttaaaaaaaacaaaaaaaaaaaacgagtacATTCAGTATCAGCTTCTAgtccaaataaattggatgtctatagctggcattggcagccaattaaatgaattaatatatttCATGATCTTTGCAGGAGGAGAGTATCCCAATTGCCCTGTCGGGAAGGGATATTTTGGCCCGGGCTAAGAATGGAACGGGAAAAAGCGGAGCCTATCTCATACCACTGCTGGAAAGGATTGACCTTAAAAAGAGTTATATACAAGGTatgatttataaaaaataaaaaaaacacttattttattttttaaataccatttgctttctgtttttttccctccacttaGCAATGGTAGTAGTGCCAACCCGAGAGTTAGCACTGCAGGTGAGTCAGATCTGCATTCAGATCAGCAAACACCTGGGGGGAGTCAAAGTCATGGCCACCACCGGGGGAACCAACCTACGAGACGACATCATGCGACTGGACGAAACTGGTCAGCTATTTATTTACCTTCTTAAATGATGATATGGTAATGATTTGCTGTGTGGTGTATTGCAACTTTTCTCTTCTCCTTGTTAGTGCACGTCGTCATTGCAACACCCGGTAGGATTCTCGACTTGATTAAAAAAGGCGTGGCAAAGGTGGATCGAGTCCAGATGATGGTGATGGATGAGGTAGCGTGACAGGAATTATAGTTCCAAATGATATAGCGTACCTGATTTTAAGTGAATGCAAAACATGTAAATTGTCTGCATGGACTTAATGCTTAATTGCTAAAATGAAATTGAAGTCAAGATTTTCGTTcggcaaaaaaatccaacaatatTACATATTTACCTTGATTTAATGTGAACAAAtagcaaaaacatttaaatatatgaataatatacattgaaaaataaaatgttttttaatatttattttcatcaaaAGACAAAAATTAAACCCTAAATAAAAGGGAATGTtgattttcttgtattttattcacatttcaaataacaacatgaaaaatagattttaacaaatacatttgaaaaaaaaaagaaaatattttatctattttCTATACAATATTGTTAGAGAAATTACAAATACTAAGAACAGAGACATTGTTTtggtcaacaatgtctctaaaACAATTCAACTATGAAAATTCATTCGTTTCTGCCCTGCATTAGATGACcagtcgtgtttttttttttcacagtccCGTGCGAAAAATGGTAACAATGTCGTTGCTTTTCCAACAGGCCGACAAACTGCTGTCTCAGGATTTTGTGGTGCTCATCGAAGATATTATCAGTTTCCTGGCCAAGAACAGGCAGATCCTGCTCTACTCTGCAACCTTCCCCATCAGCGTACAAAAATTCATGGTGAGTCCTCGGTTGCGCCATCTTTTGGGCCCACTGCCAGCTGGCGCTCATTGTTTTCGCTTTAAAAATCAAGCTGTTCACTCCTATGAGCCAGATCTTTTTTCTTTACCTCTGTTATGGATTGGACGTGCCCCAAGGGGAAGTTCCTGAAAATCTACATGACAgagagcatacctgtcaacctcttccgataactgcccttataaatgattatgattccccttacaaaccccccaaaaaccttacaaacaccgtacgagacgtacggtgtttgtaaggtttttggggggtttgtaaggggaatcataaacatttataagggcagttatcggcagaggttgacaggtatgagagagagagagagagactaaaGCATGTTTTTTCCATGCTTGAGTTTTAAAATCTCAAATTCTAAACTCGCCATAGGCCAAGCACTTGCAGAAACCTTACGAGATCAACCTAATGGAGGAACTGACACTGAAGGGTATTACTCAGTATTACGCCTACGTGACAGAGAGACAAAAAGTGCACTGTCTTAACACTCTCTTCTCCAGGgtgagtacacacacacattttttgggTTTTCAACCTTGTGGGGAGTTTCTATCattcctttgttttttgttttccccccccccccccccccttcagcTTCAGATCAACCAGTCCATCATCTTCTGTAACTCCACTCAGAGGGTGGAGCTGTTAGCCAAGAAGATTACGCAACTGGGCTACTCGTGCTTTTACATTCACGCTAAAATGATGCAGGTCAGCGCGGTTTGAATAGGGAACATTTTACAGAAGCGTTGTCATGACTTtaaaaagaaactaaaaaaaaacaggaagtcatttgcggttttgtttttgtaggagTACAGAAACCGGGTTTTCCATGACTTCAGAAACGGACTGTGCAGGAATCTGGTGTGCACTGGTGAGTGGTCAACTCggcaaataccgtattttacggATCTTACGGAAAGAGTGGACGTGGGCAGAATTGCCATGAGTGAACATTGCAAAGTAGTCCAATTTTGTAATGCAGTCTCGTTGTTTCCAACAGACCTCTTCACCAGGGGTATCGACATCCAAGCCGTCAACGTGGTCATCAACTTCGACTTCCCGAAAAACGCCGAAACGTACCTCCATCGCATCGGAAGATCAGGTAACCAAGCGCTCTCAACGAATCTGTCCCGAGAGAGTCAAAGCGGCGGAACTGACGTGAGGTTTCTTTTGGTCCTATTCAGGGAGGTTCGGCCATTTTGGCCTGGCCATCAACCTGATCACATCCGAAGACCGCTTCAACCTGAAGACCATCGAAGACCAACTGGTGACGGACATCAAACCCATCCCCGGCAGCATCGACAAGAGTCTCTACGTGGCCGAGTTCCACTCGTCCAGCGGCGACTGCGAGGTGGAGGAAGTCCAAGAAAAATCGGGACTCCATCAGGACAGCACCTGAAGACGGTGAGCGCAAGTTAGCATCACGCTAGCTAAACTTCACCTTCACCTCCTCTCACATCTCCTTTTTGTTTTCACGGCTACGAAGGCTAACCCGACAACCAAATCTTTACTCGTCCTCCGTTTTGAGTTTCCTACTCTTCTCCCTGGATTTTGGCGAATTATAAGCAATTGTGTTTTGAAGCGAGCAACAAAATACCAGCTGTCGTTGCTCCACTCGCCACTTAAGTGCCTTACTTCCTGCCACGCACATTTGAGTTACATTTACAGTATGCAagaaaactcattggctgccattgatttgGACGCTTATCACCGTCAGTAACTGAAACCAGATAATTTGCCGCTcctagttcaaatagattggacgtctatcgccatcaatggcagccgaagGGCAATTCATTAGTAATTATTACACTCATTTGGCTCATTGAAACTGGTGAATGTGCTATGTAAATTATGGGTGGCcattttgtttcagttttttttgtaccaACACAGTTGCattcaacgttttttttttttaggcttttgTGGCAAGTTCTGTTAATAAagggttattttttgtttcttgtttaAAAGCAAAATTGTAGCATTTTTGAAGCGGCAGCTGTGACTTTTACCTTCCCAAACTAAAACCTAATGAAAAaagatcttttaaaaaaatatatgtttgtaatttgggctttttttctattccgCACAAGTGGAATTTAAattattggctgccaatgacggcgatagatgtccaatcctcaATTGtgtgtcagccaatgagttaacatcaCGATTCCCCCCCGAGTAAACAAAAGTACAATAATTGATTCATTCAATGGGAAGACAATAATtttacttccttttttttgttagaacacattttcagtttacactgaagcaaaaccaaaaaaaaaagtgaattctcTGGTTTGAATTGGTGTCATTTGCATGCAGCTTCAACTCAACTGGGCTGAATGTCATTTTTCTCATTTGCTAACAAtttctcaacaaaaaaaatacataaaaaatgataGAGGTCAATTGACTTTTGATGCTGCATTCAAATGCCCTTCgtattttcccccatttttgttGGTGATACACAACGTCTTAAATTGGAGTAAATGATTGCGCAAACCTCTGACTTTTCAAACCTTAAAGGCAAATGACATCTTTCCCTTTTATCTGTTTTCATTCCATGACATTCTTTTTAACCCAAAATTTGCCCTACTTTCCGAGTCATTTTTCAGGTGGAAATTTGGctttaaattgagttttttttgggGTTAAAATGGAAATCGAATTGaataccgtttttttttttttttgctttaattcaTCTGTTAAAACGTTTCTTTGTGTATGTCTGCAACCAAGTGTTTATAAGCCTTTATATTTGCCTGTTTGGTAACGGAtaacgtaaaaataaaaaaaagctaattaaaAAACAGGCACAAAATTGCAATTTGGAAATGCTGCTTCATGTTTAATTACATAATTGGCTCTGAATTTGGAAGTTTTTCATCTGCTGAAgcactaaaatgaaaatatggccCCAAAAAAGTTTCAACTAAATTCAGGAAAACCCTCATGTACTACTGATGTTCATTTTGACACTATCAGAGTATTTTTTAGGAGAAATCCCATCATCAGTTCTCAGTGCTAACTAAATTCAAGTTGTGCTGTTTGGTTTGGAAAAATTTACAAACTTCCCCTAAGTTCTCAGAGACTTGGGATttggaatatttgtttttactccATTATTCCTGTTTTCTTGTTATAAATGCATTTCAATTAGAAGTTATTGGGAGTTTTTGGAAAGTTATCCAGCAATATGTTAAGCAAAAAGTGTCCTCTACTGTTGTAATTTGGAAGTACATGCAGGGTTTGTGAAATTCAATAAACTCAACTGAAATTTTCTATCTATTGTGTGCTTTCTTTTCTCCTGGATTCAGTTTTGGTACCCTATAATTTACAATAATAACCGTGGGCAAAGAtgtagaaaataaacaaaataaggtACGTGTATCGTTATGTTGAAAGGAGGAGTTGAAAATATGGCAGCCATTTGaccttggcattttttttttgctagactGAGTAAACTAAAGAAGCAGGCCGCTTTTtggttatatattttattttaatggaatgcaatttctgaaaaataaatatcttaAAACTGCCACCTGCTTATTACATACATGATGTCTCGCAAATTTAATGACGTCACAACCATGCGCCTGCAATTTCCATCCGAACCAATTCGACGCGTTCGTCCTCTTATCCAATCAAATGATTGCATCTCACCACGTGTTCTCCCGACACGAACGTGTTTGGACTTCCTATTGCCCTGTCCTCTGAAATTGCAACGTGAGTACATTTCGTCCATACAAATGTTGTTACAATTTATATTACGTGGTCTAATAAAGATAGAGATTATGAAACAAAAGTTTGGATAAGAAGCTGTAAATTGCTTGCCACAATTTGCTCCCGTCCGTTTGCCACACATGAATTAGCTAGTTTAGCTTCCCATTCATTTATAATGGATATTCGAATTACCGCAATGTTACGAATAGTCAGCACTTGGTATGacacattaaaatgtatttagtcACTTGTATATTctttgttttcccattttattttacacagaTATTCAGGAATAATACATTGGCTGTActgacacaaacaaacaaacaaactggcaTTGACCTTAGACCTTTTCCAATGCTATCTTCTTCCAGAATGGGGAGTGTATTAGCAGCTAGCTCCCCCAGCCCCCCGCCACCATCCTCTGCTGTGGCCAGTCCCAGTTTGACGATGCCACCAGGTTTCGGGATGCCCCCCGTGTCTCCCGTGTCAATTTCAGTTGAACCCCAGGAAGTGACCACCCTTTTACCTAACCCAGGTGCATTTGACGAGTGTCATCGCAAGTGCAAAGGTAAATAAGCTACTCAAACCGTAAATAATACAGTCGAATATAGTATAACAGTTTTCCCTTCTTAGAGGTTTTCCCGATGCAGATGGAGGGCGTCAGGTTAACCGTCAATAAGGGTCTTAGCAACCATTTTCAGGTTGGTTCACTGACTCTTTGAATGTTAGATACACTGTGCGCATTTACAGTAAACGAATAGGTTATTTTGTGAAAATTCAGATCAACCACACCCTGTCGCTAAGCACCTTGGGGGATTCTAGCTACAGATTTGGCGCTACGTATGTTGGGCTAAAGCAGACGGGTCCGGCAGAGGTATGAAGTTGTATTTTATTCAATGCTGTGCTGTTAGAAGAGGTTAACATTAGTAGACCATTTGAAAAAGGATtagacgtccattgctgtcaattGCAGTGAGTTCATATTAAAACTGTAAAACATTTGTGCTCAGTTTTTTCCAGTCATGGTGGGAGACATGGACAACTCGGGGAGTCTTAACGCGCAAATCATCCACCAGATTAGCGATAGCATACGATCCAAAATGGCCTTCCAGGTAtgtaaaatattcattattaATAAAAGTTGAATGATACTGGATTTTtcaaaattcccccaaaatgttgatgttaaatatttttcttcttctggccaCTAGTAGGTGCATAATCCCACTTTACAAAGATCAACAACCAAACATATTCTATTAAATAGGATATTTATATCAGCCCACCTTTATAAGAAACATCATGACCTAGAT from Stigmatopora argus isolate UIUO_Sarg chromosome 21, RoL_Sarg_1.0, whole genome shotgun sequence encodes:
- the LOC144067197 gene encoding putative ATP-dependent RNA helicase ddx6 yields the protein MATARTENVGPLAMGLNKQNGQLRGQTKAASSVQPATATQGKVSGASQKAGAASQESGGIKFGDDWKKSLKLPPKDTRIRTSDVTSTKGNEFEDYCLKRELLMGIFEMGWEKPSPVQEESIPIALSGRDILARAKNGTGKSGAYLIPLLERIDLKKSYIQAMVVVPTRELALQVSQICIQISKHLGGVKVMATTGGTNLRDDIMRLDETVHVVIATPGRILDLIKKGVAKVDRVQMMVMDEADKLLSQDFVVLIEDIISFLAKNRQILLYSATFPISVQKFMAKHLQKPYEINLMEELTLKGITQYYAYVTERQKVHCLNTLFSRLQINQSIIFCNSTQRVELLAKKITQLGYSCFYIHAKMMQEYRNRVFHDFRNGLCRNLVCTDLFTRGIDIQAVNVVINFDFPKNAETYLHRIGRSGRFGHFGLAINLITSEDRFNLKTIEDQLVTDIKPIPGSIDKSLYVAEFHSSSGDCEVEEVQEKSGLHQDST